Proteins encoded by one window of Clostridium bornimense:
- a CDS encoding recombinase family protein has product MKKITKIDGNKGTSIIKPKLRVAAYCRVSTDSDEQLVSLEAQKSHYETYIKANPEWEYVGLYYDQGISGTKKENRTELLRMLSDCENKKIDLIITKSISRFARNTTDCLEMVRKLLDLGIYIYFEKENINTQSMESELMLSILSGLAESESISISENNKWAIQRRFQNGTFKISYPPYGYDNIDGQMVVNPEQAEIVKYIFAEVLSGKGTQKIADDLNQKGIPSKRGGRWTATTIRGILKNEKYTGDVILQKTYTDSRFNKRTNYGEKNRYLIENHHEAIISHEVFEAVEAALNQRAKEKGIEKRNDKYQNRYSFSGKIICSECGSTFKRRIHSSGTRKYVAWCCSKHLKQITECSMQFIRDEDIKTAFVTMINKLIFGRKLILQPLLDALRGMSNSDNLSRIQELEKQIEKNAEQRELLVKLMAKGYLEPALFNRENNELQMEADNYMGQKEALIHALNGELSKVQEVSNLIKFTNKAEMIDTFSEQIFNDYIEKIIVYSRVEIGFVLKCGITLRERM; this is encoded by the coding sequence ATGAAAAAGATAACAAAAATAGATGGGAATAAGGGTACATCAATTATCAAGCCCAAATTACGAGTAGCTGCTTACTGTCGTGTTTCTACGGACAGTGATGAACAGTTAGTGAGCCTAGAAGCACAAAAATCCCATTATGAGACTTACATAAAGGCAAACCCAGAATGGGAGTATGTTGGCTTGTATTATGATCAGGGAATTAGTGGCACTAAAAAAGAAAACCGAACGGAACTTCTAAGAATGCTGTCAGATTGTGAAAACAAGAAGATTGACTTAATTATTACAAAGTCCATTAGTAGGTTTGCAAGAAACACTACGGATTGTTTGGAGATGGTTCGTAAACTGTTGGACCTTGGGATTTATATCTATTTCGAAAAAGAAAATATCAATACCCAATCAATGGAAAGTGAACTGATGCTTTCTATATTAAGCGGGCTTGCAGAAAGTGAGTCAATCTCCATTTCGGAAAATAACAAGTGGGCAATTCAAAGGAGATTTCAGAACGGAACTTTTAAGATTTCATACCCACCATATGGTTATGACAACATTGACGGTCAAATGGTGGTAAATCCTGAGCAAGCAGAAATTGTGAAGTATATTTTTGCAGAAGTATTATCAGGCAAGGGTACACAGAAAATAGCAGATGATCTTAATCAAAAGGGTATCCCTTCTAAAAGAGGTGGTCGTTGGACTGCTACAACAATTCGAGGAATTCTAAAAAATGAGAAATATACCGGGGATGTTATACTGCAAAAAACCTATACAGATTCCCGTTTTAATAAGCGCACCAATTATGGTGAGAAAAACAGATATTTAATAGAAAATCACCATGAGGCAATTATCAGCCATGAAGTGTTTGAAGCAGTAGAGGCTGCCTTAAATCAAAGGGCAAAAGAAAAGGGAATAGAAAAGCGTAATGATAAGTACCAAAACCGGTATTCTTTCTCCGGAAAAATTATTTGCTCGGAATGTGGTAGCACCTTTAAAAGACGAATTCATTCATCCGGCACAAGAAAATATGTAGCCTGGTGTTGTAGTAAACACTTAAAGCAGATAACAGAATGTTCCATGCAGTTTATTCGAGATGAGGATATAAAGACGGCCTTTGTTACTATGATTAACAAGCTGATTTTCGGAAGAAAACTTATTCTACAACCACTATTAGATGCTTTGCGTGGAATGAGCAACTCAGATAACCTTTCAAGAATTCAGGAATTAGAGAAGCAAATTGAAAAAAATGCAGAACAGAGAGAACTGCTTGTAAAGCTTATGGCAAAGGGTTATCTAGAACCTGCCCTTTTTAACAGAGAAAACAATGAACTGCAAATGGAAGCAGATAATTATATGGGGCAAAAAGAAGCTTTAATTCATGCTTTAAATGGAGAATTATCAAAGGTGCAGGAAGTCAGTAACTTAATAAAGTTTACAAATAAGGCTGAAATGATAGATACCTTTAGCGAGCAAATTTTCAATGATTATATTGAAAAAATTATCGTTTACTCAAGGGTAGAGATAGGTTTCGTTCTGAAATGTGGAATCACACTAAGGGAAAGGATGTGA
- a CDS encoding MATE family efflux transporter: MESLNTDLGKESIGKLIFKLSTPAIIAQLVNVLYNIVDRIFIGRMTNGDIAMAGVGVAFPIILIVSAFSALVGMGGAPLAAIKMGEKDNEGAEKILSNSFMLLIILSIILTVGFSIFKEPILWTFGASNATIGYAVDYITIYLLGTIFVQISLGMNQYINTQGFAKIGMLTVVIGAVINVILDPILIFGFNLGVKGAALATVTAQGVSAIWVLKFLLGKKSILKIRKKFLKLDKKIIFNIVSLGVSPFIMQSTESIVLISLNSQLAKYGGDLAIGAMTIMSSIMQIVLQPTMGLTQGAQPIISYNYGAKQMDRVKKTFKICLAICFLYTTIMWASLMIMPQVFVSIFNNDSALMEITKWSIRIYFAGIFIFGIQIACQQTFLALGQAKVSLVLALLRKVLLLIPLIFILPLFMKNQLFAVFLSEPVADVIAALTTMICFIVFYKKNLSSIDMIKSQSNK, from the coding sequence ATGGAAAGTTTAAATACTGATTTAGGAAAAGAAAGTATTGGAAAATTAATATTTAAATTGTCAACTCCTGCCATTATTGCTCAACTAGTAAATGTATTGTATAACATAGTTGATAGAATATTTATAGGTAGAATGACTAATGGGGATATTGCTATGGCAGGAGTAGGTGTAGCTTTCCCAATTATTTTAATAGTTTCTGCATTTAGCGCTTTAGTTGGTATGGGTGGTGCACCTTTAGCGGCTATAAAAATGGGAGAAAAAGATAATGAAGGTGCAGAAAAAATACTTAGTAATAGTTTTATGTTATTAATTATATTATCAATTATTTTGACTGTTGGATTTAGTATTTTTAAGGAACCGATATTATGGACATTTGGAGCAAGTAATGCCACAATAGGGTATGCGGTAGACTATATAACTATATATTTACTTGGAACAATATTTGTACAAATATCATTAGGAATGAATCAATATATTAATACTCAAGGATTTGCTAAGATAGGTATGCTTACAGTTGTGATTGGAGCTGTAATAAATGTTATACTTGATCCAATATTAATTTTTGGGTTTAATTTAGGTGTAAAAGGAGCAGCACTTGCTACAGTTACAGCGCAAGGGGTTTCTGCAATATGGGTATTAAAGTTTTTATTGGGTAAGAAAAGCATATTAAAGATACGTAAGAAATTTTTAAAGTTAGATAAAAAAATAATTTTTAATATAGTATCTTTAGGAGTATCGCCATTTATTATGCAATCTACTGAAAGTATAGTGTTGATATCATTAAATAGCCAATTGGCTAAGTACGGTGGAGATTTAGCTATAGGTGCAATGACAATAATGAGTAGTATAATGCAAATAGTGTTGCAACCTACAATGGGGTTAACACAAGGTGCTCAACCTATAATAAGTTATAATTATGGAGCTAAACAAATGGATAGAGTTAAAAAGACATTTAAAATATGTTTAGCAATATGTTTTTTATATACCACAATAATGTGGGCATCACTTATGATAATGCCGCAGGTTTTTGTTAGTATATTTAATAATGATTCAGCGCTTATGGAAATAACTAAATGGAGTATAAGAATATATTTTGCCGGGATATTTATATTTGGTATTCAAATAGCGTGTCAACAAACATTTTTAGCATTAGGACAAGCTAAAGTATCTTTAGTATTAGCATTACTAAGGAAAGTATTATTACTAATACCTTTAATATTTATATTACCGTTATTTATGAAAAATCAATTATTTGCAGTATTTTTATCAGAACCTGTTGCAGATGTAATTGCAGCATTAACTACTATGATATGTTTTATAGTATTTTATAAGAAGAATCTATCATCTATTGATATGATTAAATCTCAAAGTAATAAATAA
- a CDS encoding MBL fold metallo-hydrolase, whose amino-acid sequence MIIKTIIENTAISDKFQNEHGLSLYIETNKHKILFDLGKTDLFLENAKKLNVNIEDIDLVIISHGHYDHGGGLKKFLEVNTRANIYINKHGFEEHYSKRPTDIIEEIGLDKGIKNNSRIIFVDKYLRLDEELEIFSGVKNNNLLSKSNNVLLMKEEGKFIKDNFNHEQSLIIKDNDKLVLIAGCSHRGISNIIDKFIDIKGEEPRYVLGGFHLSSPSYKKSEDPSLINEIGRYLKSKDTFYYTCHCTGLVPYNQLKDILKERLQYLSTGTCIKI is encoded by the coding sequence ATGATTATAAAAACGATAATAGAAAACACAGCAATTTCTGATAAGTTTCAAAATGAGCATGGGTTAAGCTTGTATATAGAAACTAATAAACATAAAATATTATTTGACTTAGGAAAGACAGATTTATTTCTTGAAAATGCAAAAAAACTAAATGTAAATATTGAGGATATTGATTTAGTTATTATTTCTCATGGCCATTATGATCATGGTGGAGGATTAAAAAAGTTCTTAGAGGTGAATACTAGAGCAAATATTTATATTAATAAACATGGATTTGAAGAGCATTATTCAAAACGACCTACAGATATTATTGAAGAGATAGGTTTAGATAAAGGAATAAAAAATAATAGTAGAATTATTTTTGTAGATAAATATTTAAGACTTGATGAAGAGTTAGAAATTTTCTCTGGTGTAAAAAATAATAACTTATTATCAAAATCTAATAATGTATTACTTATGAAAGAAGAAGGAAAATTTATAAAAGATAATTTTAATCATGAACAAAGTTTAATTATAAAAGATAACGATAAATTAGTATTAATTGCTGGATGTTCCCATAGAGGAATATCGAATATAATAGATAAGTTTATTGATATAAAAGGGGAAGAACCAAGGTATGTATTAGGAGGATTTCACCTTTCGAGTCCTAGCTATAAGAAAAGTGAAGATCCTTCTTTAATTAATGAGATAGGACGTTATTTAAAAAGTAAAGATACTTTTTACTATACATGCCATTGTACAGGACTAGTTCCTTATAATCAGTTAAAGGATATATTAAAAGAAAGATTACAGTATTTATCTACAGGTACCTGTATTAAAATATAG
- a CDS encoding zinc ribbon domain-containing protein → MENMNYCQSCAMPMGEGEKLFGTNLDGSKNEDYCKYCFKDGEFIADISMDEMIEGCIPHVVNANSTMTEESARAMMKEVFPKLKRWSK, encoded by the coding sequence ATGGAAAATATGAATTATTGTCAAAGTTGTGCTATGCCGATGGGAGAAGGAGAAAAATTATTTGGTACTAATTTAGATGGAAGTAAGAATGAAGATTATTGCAAATATTGTTTTAAAGATGGAGAATTTATAGCAGATATATCTATGGATGAAATGATAGAGGGCTGTATTCCTCATGTTGTAAATGCAAATAGTACCATGACAGAGGAATCTGCTAGAGCAATGATGAAGGAAGTATTTCCAAAGTTAAAAAGATGGAGTAAGTAA
- a CDS encoding recombinase family protein, with amino-acid sequence MWNHTKGKDVRKVAHTPYGYRIENGIAVIDEEKAEKVRNLYKGYLSGLSLSVAAKSAGIDAYHGTAGRMLRNERYLGDDYYPAIIDKETYEKAEAERVKRAKKLGRIFEPKTEDKPTISKNFTIGQVIQKHTNPFTQAEYVYSLIESEVQQDGS; translated from the coding sequence ATGTGGAATCACACTAAGGGAAAGGATGTGAGAAAAGTGGCACATACGCCTTATGGCTATAGGATAGAGAATGGAATAGCAGTTATTGATGAAGAAAAAGCTGAAAAGGTTAGGAATTTGTATAAGGGTTACTTATCAGGCCTTTCCTTATCGGTTGCGGCAAAGTCTGCTGGAATAGATGCTTATCATGGAACTGCTGGAAGGATGCTAAGAAATGAACGTTATCTTGGTGATGATTATTACCCTGCCATCATTGATAAAGAAACCTACGAAAAAGCAGAAGCAGAGAGGGTAAAGAGAGCAAAAAAGCTAGGTAGAATCTTTGAACCCAAGACAGAAGATAAACCTACTATTTCTAAGAATTTTACCATAGGACAAGTAATTCAGAAGCATACAAATCCTTTTACACAAGCGGAATATGTATACAGCTTAATAGAAAGTGAGGTGCAGCAAGATGGCAGCTAA
- a CDS encoding recombinase family protein, giving the protein MAANKNVMIIPAIKRVGNNRKEDETPKLRVAAYCRVSTDSDEQASSYEVQIEHYTEFIKKNSEWEFAGIFADDGISGTNTKNRDEFNRMIDECMAGKIDMVITKSISRFARNTLDCLQYIRKLKDKNVAVYFEKENINTLDAKGEIMLTIMASLAQQESQSLSQNVKLGYQYRYQQGEVMVNCSRFLGYTKDENKRLVIVPEEAEIVKRIYREYLEGSSMDKIKKGLEADGILTGAGKKRWHTSTIRKILSNEKYIGDALLQKTYTVDFLTKKRVVNNGIVPQYYVENNHEAIIPREIFMQVQEELVRRSRGHISTSGKKRNFSSNHVFSQIIFCGECGEIYRRVHWNNRGKKSIVWRCVSRLENTGLTCHSRTVLEDMIGIATVEAINKLIGQKDGFLTILKENIETVISETGNNVVSEIDKKLEELQKDLLRLANSKEDYNDIADEIYRLREERHKALAEEAGKKGSKQRLEDMEKFLNEQSTLLEEYDEQLVRRLIEKITVYDDKLTIEFKSGVEVDV; this is encoded by the coding sequence ATGGCAGCTAATAAAAATGTAATGATTATACCTGCAATAAAACGTGTAGGCAACAATCGAAAAGAAGATGAAACACCAAAACTTCGGGTCGCTGCTTATTGCCGAGTTTCTACAGATAGTGATGAGCAGGCTAGTAGTTACGAAGTGCAGATTGAACACTATACAGAGTTTATTAAGAAGAATTCAGAGTGGGAATTTGCAGGGATCTTTGCTGATGATGGTATCAGCGGCACAAATACAAAAAATCGCGACGAATTTAATCGAATGATTGATGAGTGTATGGCTGGGAAAATTGATATGGTTATTACCAAATCAATAAGCCGATTTGCTAGAAATACCTTGGACTGTCTACAATACATCAGGAAACTTAAAGATAAAAATGTAGCGGTATATTTTGAGAAAGAAAATATCAATACACTGGATGCCAAAGGTGAAATTATGCTTACCATTATGGCATCCTTAGCGCAACAAGAGAGCCAGTCATTAAGCCAGAATGTAAAGCTTGGCTATCAATACCGATACCAACAGGGAGAGGTAATGGTCAATTGTTCTAGGTTTTTAGGATATACCAAAGATGAAAATAAGCGATTAGTAATTGTACCGGAGGAAGCTGAAATAGTCAAAAGGATTTACCGAGAGTATCTTGAAGGCTCAAGTATGGATAAAATCAAAAAAGGACTTGAAGCTGATGGCATACTTACAGGTGCGGGGAAAAAAAGGTGGCATACCAGTACTATAAGGAAAATATTAAGCAATGAAAAATACATTGGTGATGCACTGCTCCAAAAAACTTATACGGTAGATTTTCTTACAAAAAAGAGGGTTGTGAATAACGGAATCGTACCTCAGTATTATGTAGAGAATAACCATGAAGCCATTATCCCGCGTGAAATTTTCATGCAGGTACAAGAAGAGTTAGTTCGTAGAAGTAGAGGACATATAAGTACTAGTGGAAAGAAAAGAAACTTTAGTTCAAATCATGTATTTTCGCAAATTATCTTCTGTGGTGAGTGTGGCGAAATATACCGTAGAGTTCATTGGAATAACCGAGGTAAAAAATCGATTGTTTGGAGATGCGTCAGTAGACTTGAGAATACAGGGTTAACTTGTCATTCCCGAACCGTGCTGGAGGATATGATAGGTATTGCTACGGTAGAGGCAATTAATAAACTAATAGGGCAAAAGGATGGCTTTTTAACTATCTTAAAGGAAAATATAGAAACAGTGATAAGTGAAACGGGCAATAATGTTGTTTCCGAGATAGATAAAAAGCTAGAGGAATTACAAAAAGACCTTTTGAGACTGGCCAATTCCAAAGAGGATTATAACGATATAGCCGATGAGATTTACAGGCTCAGAGAGGAAAGACATAAGGCTTTAGCAGAAGAAGCTGGCAAAAAAGGCTCCAAGCAAAGACTAGAAGATATGGAAAAGTTCCTAAATGAACAATCCACCCTCCTTGAGGAGTATGATGAGCAACTAGTAAGGAGACTTATAGAGAAAATAACGGTTTATGATGATAAACTAACTATTGAATTTAAATCTGGTGTAGAAGTAGATGTATAA
- the thiM gene encoding hydroxyethylthiazole kinase — protein sequence MLGTCIENVRSMMPLVHNITNYVTVNDVANVLLACGGSPIMSDEPEEVEDITSICGGLNINIGTLNKRSIEAMFVAGRKANELNHRLLLDPVGAGASALRTNTAINLVEQLRFDVIRGNISEIKTLAFGSGSTRGVDADIADAITEENLDAGVEFIKDFAKKSSSVIAITGAIDLVSDGDKCYVIRNGRPEMGKITGTGCQLSAMITAFIVANPENKCEAVAAAVCTMGVAGEVAWSRMQEGDGNATYRNRIIDAIYSIDKDILDKGANYEIR from the coding sequence ATGCTAGGAACTTGTATTGAAAATGTAAGAAGTATGATGCCATTGGTGCATAATATAACTAACTATGTAACAGTAAATGATGTGGCAAATGTATTGTTAGCTTGTGGTGGGAGTCCTATTATGTCTGATGAACCTGAGGAGGTGGAAGATATTACATCTATCTGTGGTGGTTTGAATATTAATATAGGTACTTTGAACAAGAGAAGCATCGAGGCTATGTTTGTGGCTGGTAGGAAAGCAAATGAATTAAATCATAGGCTTTTGTTAGATCCTGTTGGAGCAGGAGCCAGTGCTCTTAGAACCAATACTGCAATTAATTTAGTAGAGCAGTTAAGATTTGATGTTATTCGAGGGAATATTTCTGAGATTAAAACATTAGCATTTGGTAGTGGAAGTACAAGGGGGGTAGATGCTGATATAGCAGATGCAATAACAGAAGAAAACCTTGATGCTGGAGTTGAATTTATAAAGGATTTTGCGAAAAAATCGAGCAGTGTCATTGCTATTACTGGTGCTATTGATTTAGTTAGTGATGGAGATAAGTGTTATGTTATTCGTAACGGAAGACCAGAAATGGGTAAGATTACAGGAACCGGATGTCAGTTATCTGCGATGATTACAGCATTTATTGTAGCCAATCCTGAAAATAAGTGTGAAGCAGTAGCAGCAGCAGTGTGTACTATGGGGGTTGCTGGTGAGGTTGCATGGTCAAGGATGCAAGAAGGTGATGGTAATGCCACTTATCGTAATCGTATAATAGATGCAATTTATAGTATTGATAAAGATATATTAGACAAAGGCGCAAACTATGAAATTCGATAA
- a CDS encoding M48 family metallopeptidase — protein sequence MDNYTDFNEIIDVKKIKQYRHKSEKRWYIALVIINILIIGSVISVFAYNFKENYKNIKESIVETYNNPDTAESDIENIPTDVKVLCYGLLLFLILPFSVNFMYAGVRSRAIRITERNFPDVYERIVKYSKILGLRKVPEAYIVQENGVLNAFSAFIIRKQYIQINADLFEIAYREHHDLDSISFVIAHELSHIKLKHATFLYHISILYSSVIPILGSTASRAREYSCDRLAQKVTGNSGIEAMLSLMAGKHLYKDVDIEDYLKHANEVKGFFVWCYNLSSSHPIMTKRIKALEMEEGSGQLY from the coding sequence TTGGATAACTATACGGATTTCAACGAAATAATAGATGTGAAAAAAATAAAACAATATAGGCATAAATCTGAAAAGCGTTGGTATATAGCTCTCGTGATAATAAACATACTGATTATTGGTTCCGTAATATCCGTATTTGCTTATAATTTTAAAGAAAACTATAAAAATATTAAGGAATCCATAGTTGAAACATATAATAATCCTGATACTGCAGAAAGCGATATTGAGAATATTCCTACTGATGTTAAAGTGTTGTGCTATGGATTATTGCTTTTTTTAATTCTCCCATTTTCAGTTAATTTTATGTATGCAGGAGTACGAAGTAGAGCAATAAGAATAACTGAAAGGAACTTTCCCGACGTATATGAACGAATAGTAAAGTATTCAAAGATTTTAGGATTAAGAAAAGTACCTGAAGCATATATTGTGCAAGAGAATGGAGTATTAAATGCCTTTTCTGCTTTCATAATTAGAAAACAATATATACAAATTAATGCGGATCTTTTTGAAATAGCTTACAGGGAACATCACGATTTAGATTCCATTTCTTTTGTTATAGCTCATGAGCTATCTCATATAAAATTAAAACATGCTACTTTTCTATATCATATTTCTATTCTCTACTCTAGTGTTATTCCTATTTTAGGATCCACAGCTTCTAGGGCAAGAGAATATAGTTGTGATAGATTAGCACAAAAAGTTACTGGTAATAGTGGTATAGAAGCAATGCTCTCACTTATGGCTGGAAAACACTTATACAAAGATGTTGATATAGAAGATTATCTAAAACACGCAAATGAAGTAAAAGGCTTTTTTGTATGGTGTTATAATTTATCTTCTAGCCATCCTATCATGACAAAAAGAATAAAAGCTTTAGAAATGGAAGAAGGAAGTGGACAATTATATTAA
- a CDS encoding zinc ribbon domain-containing protein, producing MEKQQYVCPKCGCTHYEHDQFQATGGNFAKIFDVQNKKFITISCAQCGFTELYKATSSDGWNVLDFLMS from the coding sequence ATGGAAAAACAACAATACGTATGTCCAAAATGCGGATGTACTCACTACGAACATGATCAATTCCAAGCTACAGGAGGTAACTTTGCAAAGATATTTGATGTTCAAAATAAGAAATTTATAACAATAAGTTGTGCTCAATGTGGCTTTACTGAATTATATAAAGCTACATCCAGTGATGGTTGGAATGTACTTGATTTCTTAATGAGCTAA
- the thiD gene encoding bifunctional hydroxymethylpyrimidine kinase/phosphomethylpyrimidine kinase — MKPVLTIAGSDSSGGAGIQADIKTMITNGVYAMSAITALTAQNTTGVTSVMEVTPEFLEDQIDNIFTDIYPEAIKIGMVSSTTLIETIANKLKEYEAKNIVVDPVMVATSGSKLISDDAIESLKKELFPIASILTPNIPEAEVICGKKIETETDMVEAAKIISETYNCAVLCKGGHQLNDANDLLYHNGNYKWFYGKRIDNPNTHGTGCTLSSAITSNLAKGYDLNTSVAKAKDYISDALAAMLDLGKGSGPINHGFSIIGKYAE; from the coding sequence ATGAAACCGGTATTAACAATTGCAGGGAGTGACTCTAGTGGAGGTGCTGGTATCCAAGCTGATATTAAGACAATGATTACAAATGGTGTATATGCTATGAGCGCAATAACAGCGTTAACTGCTCAGAATACCACTGGAGTAACATCAGTTATGGAAGTAACACCAGAATTTTTAGAAGATCAAATTGATAATATTTTTACTGATATCTATCCAGAGGCTATAAAAATTGGTATGGTATCTTCTACTACATTGATTGAGACAATTGCTAATAAATTAAAGGAGTATGAAGCTAAAAATATTGTTGTAGATCCAGTTATGGTGGCAACTAGTGGATCAAAACTCATAAGTGATGATGCTATAGAGTCACTAAAAAAAGAATTATTTCCGATTGCATCTATTCTAACACCGAATATTCCAGAGGCGGAAGTTATTTGTGGTAAAAAGATAGAAACGGAAACAGATATGGTTGAGGCTGCTAAGATTATTAGTGAAACATATAATTGTGCTGTGCTTTGTAAAGGTGGACATCAATTAAATGATGCTAATGATTTGTTATATCATAATGGCAATTATAAGTGGTTTTATGGAAAGCGTATAGATAATCCCAATACTCATGGAACAGGATGTACATTATCCAGTGCTATTACATCAAATCTTGCAAAGGGATATGACTTAAATACATCTGTAGCCAAAGCAAAGGATTATATTTCTGATGCTTTAGCAGCAATGCTTGATTTAGGAAAGGGCAGTGGTCCAATAAATCACGGCTTTTCTATAATAGGAAAGTATGCAGAATAA
- a CDS encoding helix-turn-helix transcriptional regulator, translated as MRFNRLFEIIYILINKGTVTASELADKFEVSKRTIYRDIDLLSSSGIPIYTTKGKGGGIGILDNFVLNKSMLSENEQNEIITALQGLSAINYTNVDDVLSKVSNFFGKNNEKWIDVDFSDWSERQKEKFNIIKDSIIKKKVIEIEYYSSYGEKTNRCVEPLQLMFKGKSWYIVGFCRAREAIRIFKINRIRSVKNIGEHFARSFEEECYQDVSNDSDIKFINIKLKVDKSQGYRVYDEFSEDEISKDIDGSFIVNTTYPVGSWIYSYILSYSSYVEVLEPQYLRDEIEKILRKTLKKYL; from the coding sequence ATGAGATTTAATAGACTATTTGAAATTATATATATATTAATTAATAAAGGAACTGTAACAGCAAGTGAATTAGCAGATAAGTTTGAAGTGTCAAAAAGGACAATTTATAGAGATATAGATTTACTATCTTCTTCTGGAATTCCAATATATACGACTAAGGGTAAGGGTGGAGGAATAGGAATTTTAGATAATTTTGTTTTAAATAAGTCAATGCTTTCTGAAAATGAACAAAACGAGATAATAACTGCATTACAAGGGTTAAGCGCAATAAATTATACTAATGTAGATGACGTACTTTCTAAAGTGAGTAATTTCTTCGGTAAGAATAATGAAAAATGGATAGATGTAGATTTTTCTGATTGGAGTGAAAGACAAAAAGAAAAGTTCAATATTATAAAGGATAGCATTATTAAAAAGAAGGTTATAGAAATAGAATATTATAGTAGTTATGGTGAAAAAACTAATAGATGTGTTGAACCATTACAATTAATGTTTAAGGGAAAATCCTGGTATATAGTAGGATTTTGTAGGGCAAGAGAAGCTATAAGAATTTTTAAGATTAATAGAATAAGAAGTGTAAAGAATATAGGTGAGCATTTTGCAAGAAGTTTTGAAGAAGAGTGTTATCAAGATGTTTCTAATGATAGTGATATTAAATTTATAAATATAAAGTTAAAAGTAGATAAATCTCAAGGATATAGAGTGTATGATGAATTTTCAGAAGATGAAATTTCTAAAGATATAGATGGCTCATTTATTGTAAATACAACTTATCCTGTAGGGTCATGGATATATAGTTATATTCTTTCATATTCCTCTTATGTTGAAGTTTTAGAACCACAATATTTAAGAGATGAAATAGAGAAAATATTAAGGAAAACTTTAAAAAAATATTTATAA
- a CDS encoding single-stranded DNA-binding protein translates to MSDVNELLEEAIKETENLNEGEVFLVKDLFKGYVWNRIPRKDRLLLGTLFLNYVNKMEGNIKAVEKTSSNQQRYEKVCK, encoded by the coding sequence ATGAGTGATGTTAATGAGCTACTAGAAGAAGCTATTAAGGAAACTGAAAACTTGAATGAAGGTGAAGTCTTTCTTGTTAAAGACCTGTTCAAGGGTTATGTATGGAATAGAATACCCAGAAAGGATCGACTTCTGCTTGGGACTTTATTTTTAAACTACGTAAATAAAATGGAAGGTAATATAAAAGCAGTTGAAAAGACCTCATCTAACCAGCAGAGGTACGAAAAGGTTTGTAAATAA